In one window of Kitasatospora sp. MMS16-BH015 DNA:
- a CDS encoding NADH-quinone oxidoreductase subunit D, with the protein MSTDYQQAGPHGTAEGRDTTEGRVFTVTGGDWGEVVEAVGRADDERIIVNMGPQHPSTHGVLRLILEIDGETVTEARCGIGYLHTGIEKNMEYRSWVQGTTFVTRMDYLTPLFNETAYCLAVEKLLGITADVPDRASVIRVLMMELNRISSHLVCLATGGMEIGSTTLMIYGFRDRELILDVFELVTGLRMNHAYVRPGGLAQDLPPGAVDQIREAVKTLRSRMHEYDKLATGNPVFKARLVDVGFLDLPGCLALGATGPILRATGLPHDLRKTDPYCGYESYDFEVATADTADSYGRFLIRLEEMHQSLRIVEQCLDRLKPGPVMVADKKIAWPAQLAVGPDGMGNSLDHIRKIMGTSMEALIHHFKLVTEGFRVPVGQAYAAVESPKGELGVHVVSDGGTRPYRVHFRDPSFTNLQTMAAMCEGGQVADVIVAVAGIDPVMGGVDR; encoded by the coding sequence ATGAGCACCGACTACCAGCAGGCCGGCCCGCACGGCACCGCCGAGGGCCGGGACACCACCGAGGGGCGGGTCTTCACCGTCACCGGTGGCGACTGGGGCGAGGTGGTGGAGGCCGTCGGCCGGGCCGACGACGAGCGGATCATCGTCAACATGGGGCCCCAACACCCCTCCACCCACGGGGTGTTGCGCCTGATCCTGGAGATCGACGGCGAGACGGTGACCGAGGCCAGGTGCGGGATCGGCTACCTGCACACCGGCATCGAGAAGAACATGGAGTACCGCTCCTGGGTGCAGGGCACCACCTTCGTGACCCGGATGGACTACCTCACCCCGCTGTTCAACGAGACGGCCTACTGCCTCGCGGTGGAGAAGCTGCTCGGCATCACGGCGGACGTGCCGGACCGGGCCAGCGTGATCCGGGTGCTGATGATGGAGCTCAACCGGATCTCCTCGCACCTGGTCTGCCTGGCCACCGGCGGCATGGAGATCGGCTCCACCACGCTGATGATCTACGGCTTCCGGGATCGCGAACTCATCCTGGACGTTTTCGAGTTGGTCACCGGCCTGCGGATGAACCACGCGTACGTCCGCCCCGGCGGGCTGGCCCAGGACCTGCCGCCCGGCGCGGTGGACCAGATCCGCGAGGCGGTGAAGACGCTCCGCTCGCGGATGCACGAGTACGACAAGCTGGCCACCGGCAATCCGGTGTTCAAGGCCCGCCTGGTGGACGTCGGCTTCCTCGACCTGCCCGGCTGCCTGGCCCTCGGCGCCACCGGCCCGATCCTGCGGGCCACCGGTCTGCCGCACGACCTGCGCAAGACCGACCCGTACTGCGGCTACGAGAGCTACGACTTCGAGGTCGCCACCGCCGACACCGCCGACTCCTACGGGCGCTTCCTGATCCGCCTGGAGGAGATGCACCAGTCGCTGCGGATCGTCGAGCAGTGCCTGGACCGGCTCAAGCCCGGCCCGGTCATGGTGGCCGACAAGAAGATCGCCTGGCCCGCCCAACTGGCCGTCGGGCCGGACGGGATGGGCAACTCGCTGGACCACATCCGGAAGATCATGGGCACCTCGATGGAGGCCCTGATCCACCACTTCAAGCTGGTCACCGAGGGCTTCCGGGTGCCCGTCGGCCAGGCGTACGCGGCGGTCGAGTCGCCCAAGGGTGAACTCGGGGTGCACGTGGTCAGCGACGGTGGGACGCGCCCGTACCGCGTCCACTTCCGCGACCCCTCGTTCACCAACCTGCAGACGATGGCGGCGATGTGCGAGGGCGGCCAGGTCGCCGACGTGATCGTCGCGGTGGCCGGGATCGACCCGGTGATGGGAGGCGTGGACAGGTGA
- the nuoE gene encoding NADH-quinone oxidoreductase subunit NuoE, whose protein sequence is MPALPARPYPAEVQARLVQDARELIGRYPVSRSALLPLLHLVQAEEGFVSPSGIRFCAEQLELTTAEVTAVATFYSMYRRKPAGRYHVGVCTNTLCAVLGGDQIFAELQDHLGIGNNETTADGEISIEHIECNAACDYAPVVMVNWEFFDNQTPQSAKQLVDDLRAGREAEPTRGARLCSFKDTARILAGFPDERPGVVDASGAGGAPSLAGLRLAKGEALPGTPGAKVVSPRHEGTEA, encoded by the coding sequence CTGCCGGCCCTGCCGGCCAGGCCCTACCCGGCCGAGGTGCAGGCCCGACTGGTCCAGGACGCGCGGGAGTTGATCGGGCGCTACCCGGTCTCCCGGTCCGCCCTGCTGCCGCTGCTGCACCTGGTGCAGGCCGAGGAGGGTTTCGTCTCCCCGAGCGGGATCCGCTTCTGCGCCGAGCAGTTGGAGCTCACCACGGCCGAGGTGACGGCCGTCGCGACCTTCTACAGCATGTACCGGCGCAAGCCCGCCGGCAGGTACCACGTCGGCGTCTGCACCAACACGCTCTGCGCGGTGCTCGGCGGCGACCAGATCTTCGCCGAGCTCCAGGATCACCTGGGCATCGGCAACAACGAGACCACCGCCGACGGCGAGATCTCGATCGAGCACATCGAGTGCAACGCGGCCTGCGACTACGCCCCCGTGGTGATGGTCAACTGGGAGTTCTTCGACAACCAGACGCCGCAGAGCGCCAAGCAGCTGGTCGACGACCTGCGGGCCGGCCGGGAGGCCGAGCCCACCCGGGGCGCCCGGCTCTGCTCCTTCAAGGACACCGCCCGCATCCTGGCCGGCTTCCCCGACGAGCGCCCCGGCGTGGTGGACGCCTCCGGGGCGGGCGGCGCCCCCTCGCTGGCGGGCCTCAGGCTCGCCAAGGGCGAGGCGTTGCCCGGCACTCCGGGCGCCAAGGTGGTCTCCCCCCGGCACGAAGGGACGGAAGCGTGA
- the nuoF gene encoding NADH-quinone oxidoreductase subunit NuoF, whose protein sequence is MTSAEPAEKLLSPVLSASWDDARPWTLDTYRRHEGYEGLRAALAMQPDEVIALVKESGLRGRGGAGFPTGMKWQFIPQNDGKPHYLVVNADESEPGTCKDIPLLFANPHALIEGMIIASYAIRCDHAFIYLRGEVVPVLRRLHAAVAEAYRAGYLGKDILGSGVDLDITVHAGAGAYICGEETALLDSLEGRRGQPRLRPPFPAIAGLYACPTVVNNVESIASVPPILAKGTEWFKSLGTEKSPGFTLYSLSGHVTNPGQYEAPLGVTLRQLLDVSGGIRAGHRLKFWTPGGSSTPMFTDEHLDVPLDYEGVGAAGSMLGTKALQVFDETTCVVRAVTRWTEFYAHESCGKCTPCREGTYWLVQLLKRIEAGQGVPGDLEKLLDIADNINGKSFCALGDGAASPIVSSLQYFRAEYERHLSERRCPFDPAAATVWADRPQAHDSATEREVHA, encoded by the coding sequence ATGACCTCCGCAGAGCCGGCCGAGAAACTGCTCTCGCCCGTACTCTCCGCCTCCTGGGACGACGCCCGCCCCTGGACCCTGGACACCTACCGCCGCCACGAGGGCTACGAAGGGCTGCGCGCCGCGCTGGCCATGCAGCCCGACGAGGTGATCGCCCTGGTCAAGGAGTCCGGCCTGCGCGGCCGCGGCGGGGCCGGCTTCCCCACCGGCATGAAGTGGCAGTTCATCCCGCAGAACGACGGCAAGCCGCACTACCTGGTGGTCAACGCCGACGAGTCCGAGCCGGGCACCTGCAAGGACATCCCGCTGCTCTTCGCCAACCCGCACGCGCTGATCGAGGGCATGATCATCGCGTCCTACGCGATCCGCTGCGACCACGCCTTCATCTACCTGCGCGGCGAGGTCGTGCCGGTGCTGCGGCGCCTGCACGCGGCCGTGGCGGAGGCGTACCGGGCCGGCTACCTCGGCAAGGACATCCTCGGCTCGGGCGTCGACCTCGACATCACCGTGCACGCGGGCGCCGGGGCGTACATCTGCGGCGAGGAGACGGCCCTGCTCGACTCGCTGGAGGGCCGCCGCGGCCAGCCGCGACTGCGGCCGCCGTTCCCGGCCATCGCCGGTCTGTACGCCTGCCCGACGGTGGTCAACAACGTCGAGTCGATCGCCTCGGTGCCGCCGATCCTGGCCAAGGGCACCGAGTGGTTCAAGTCGCTGGGCACCGAGAAGTCGCCCGGCTTCACGCTCTACTCGCTCTCCGGCCACGTCACCAACCCCGGTCAGTACGAGGCACCGCTGGGCGTCACGCTGCGCCAGCTGCTCGACGTCAGTGGCGGCATCCGGGCCGGGCACCGGCTCAAGTTCTGGACGCCCGGCGGGAGTTCGACGCCGATGTTCACCGACGAGCACCTCGACGTGCCGCTGGACTACGAGGGCGTGGGTGCGGCCGGCTCGATGCTCGGCACCAAGGCGCTGCAGGTCTTCGACGAGACCACCTGCGTGGTGCGGGCTGTCACCCGGTGGACGGAGTTCTACGCCCACGAGTCCTGCGGCAAGTGCACCCCCTGCCGCGAAGGCACCTACTGGCTGGTGCAGTTGCTCAAGCGGATCGAGGCGGGCCAGGGCGTGCCCGGCGACCTGGAGAAGCTGCTGGACATCGCCGACAACATCAACGGCAAGTCCTTCTGCGCGCTCGGCGACGGCGCCGCCAGCCCGATCGTCTCCTCGCTGCAGTACTTCCGCGCCGAGTACGAGCGCCACCTCAGCGAGCGGCGCTGCCCGTTCGACCCGGCCGCCGCCACCGTCTGGGCCGACCGGCCCCAGGCCCACGACTCCGCCACCGAGAGGGAGGTGCACGCGTGA
- a CDS encoding NADH-quinone oxidoreductase subunit G, whose product MTTTETSTDLVTLTIDGVEVQVPKGTLVIRAAEQIGTQIPRFCDHPLLDPAGACRQCIVEIEGQRKPVASCTIPVAEGMVVRTQLSSPVAEKAQRGVMELLLINHPLDCPVCDKGGECPLQNQAMSTGETDSRFEGMKRTYEKPVPISTQVLLDRERCVLCARCTRFSQQIAGDPFIELVERGALQQVGTGADEPFASYFSGNTIQICPVGALTSAAYRFRSRPFDLASSPSVCEHCSSGCSLRTDHRRGKVLRRLAGDDPAVNEEWSCDKGRFAFRYGQLRERLTTPLIRNGDGELVPASWPEALAAAAEGLLGARAAVLAGGRVTVEDAYGYGKFARVVLGTNDVDFRARPHSAEEADFLAAAVAGHGVDLDGEGVSYDQLEAAPAVLLAGFEPEEESPIVFLRLRKANRAKGLPIFSIATHRSRGLGKLHAALLPAAPGTEAEWLAALADDEALGDDAGKAATLLRQPGAVILVGERLAAVAGALTAALRLAQATGARLAWVPRRAGERGAIEAGALPGLLPGGRPVTAAAARAEAAATWGVADLPARLGRDTDQILATAAHGDLDALVIGGLDLDDLPDPALAEEALARVSFVVSLELRPSPVTERADVVLPVAAVAEKAGTFLDWEGRVRMFEAALKADQLMQRQLHSDVRVLNMLADAIGVPLGLPDVRAARFELDRFTPWAGDRPAAPAAHPAPLPRPATGQAVLAGHRLLLDEGSLQRGDEHLAGTRHPAVARLSPVTAKEIGAEQAVRLTGPAGSLVLPLELTEELPDRTVWIPLNSTPGGAHRALGTTVGHLVTIAAAPAAVAGEETS is encoded by the coding sequence GTGACCACCACAGAGACAAGCACCGACCTCGTCACTCTCACGATCGACGGTGTCGAAGTCCAGGTCCCCAAGGGGACGTTGGTGATCCGTGCGGCCGAGCAGATCGGCACCCAGATCCCGCGCTTCTGCGACCACCCGCTGCTCGACCCCGCCGGGGCCTGCCGCCAGTGCATCGTGGAGATCGAGGGCCAGCGCAAGCCCGTCGCCTCCTGCACCATCCCGGTGGCCGAGGGCATGGTGGTGCGCACCCAGCTCTCCTCGCCGGTGGCCGAGAAGGCCCAGCGCGGGGTGATGGAGCTGCTGCTGATCAACCACCCGCTGGACTGCCCGGTCTGCGACAAGGGCGGCGAGTGCCCGCTGCAGAACCAGGCGATGTCCACCGGCGAGACCGACTCGCGCTTCGAGGGCATGAAGCGCACCTACGAGAAGCCGGTGCCGATCTCCACCCAGGTGCTGCTCGACCGCGAGCGCTGCGTGCTCTGCGCCCGCTGCACCCGCTTCTCCCAGCAGATCGCCGGCGACCCGTTCATCGAGCTGGTCGAGCGCGGCGCGCTGCAGCAGGTCGGCACCGGGGCCGACGAGCCGTTCGCCTCGTACTTCTCCGGCAACACCATCCAGATCTGCCCGGTGGGCGCACTGACCTCGGCGGCTTATCGTTTCCGCTCGCGCCCGTTCGACCTGGCCTCCTCGCCGAGCGTCTGCGAGCACTGCTCCTCGGGCTGCTCGCTCCGCACCGACCACCGGCGCGGCAAGGTGCTGCGGCGCCTGGCCGGCGACGACCCGGCGGTGAACGAGGAGTGGAGCTGCGACAAGGGCCGGTTCGCCTTCCGGTACGGCCAGCTGCGCGAGCGGCTGACCACCCCGCTCATCCGCAACGGCGACGGCGAACTCGTGCCCGCCTCCTGGCCGGAGGCGCTGGCCGCCGCCGCCGAGGGGCTGCTCGGGGCGCGGGCCGCGGTGCTGGCCGGCGGCCGGGTGACGGTCGAGGACGCCTACGGCTACGGCAAGTTCGCCCGGGTGGTGCTCGGCACCAACGACGTGGACTTCCGGGCCCGCCCGCACAGTGCGGAGGAGGCCGACTTCCTGGCCGCCGCCGTGGCCGGGCACGGGGTCGACCTGGACGGGGAGGGCGTCTCCTACGACCAGTTGGAGGCCGCCCCGGCGGTGCTGCTCGCGGGCTTCGAGCCCGAGGAGGAGTCGCCGATCGTCTTCCTGCGGCTGCGCAAGGCCAACCGGGCCAAGGGCCTGCCGATCTTCTCGATCGCCACCCACCGCTCGCGCGGCCTCGGCAAGCTGCACGCCGCGCTGCTGCCCGCCGCCCCCGGCACCGAGGCCGAGTGGCTGGCCGCGCTGGCCGACGACGAGGCGCTGGGCGACGACGCCGGCAAGGCCGCCACGCTGCTCCGGCAGCCCGGCGCCGTGATCCTGGTCGGCGAGCGGCTGGCCGCCGTGGCCGGGGCGCTCACCGCCGCGCTGCGCCTGGCCCAGGCCACCGGCGCCCGGCTGGCCTGGGTGCCGCGCCGGGCCGGCGAGCGCGGGGCGATCGAGGCCGGCGCGCTGCCGGGCCTGCTGCCCGGCGGGCGGCCGGTGACGGCCGCCGCCGCGCGGGCCGAGGCCGCCGCCACCTGGGGGGTGGCCGACCTGCCGGCCCGGCTCGGCCGGGACACCGACCAGATCCTGGCCACCGCCGCGCACGGCGACCTGGACGCGCTGGTGATCGGCGGGCTCGACCTGGACGACCTGCCCGATCCGGCGCTGGCCGAGGAGGCGCTGGCCCGGGTCTCCTTCGTGGTCTCGCTGGAGCTGCGCCCGAGCCCGGTCACCGAGCGGGCCGACGTGGTGCTGCCGGTGGCCGCCGTGGCCGAGAAGGCCGGCACCTTCCTGGACTGGGAGGGCCGGGTGCGGATGTTCGAAGCCGCGCTCAAGGCCGATCAGTTGATGCAGCGTCAGCTGCACTCGGACGTGCGGGTGCTGAACATGCTGGCGGACGCGATCGGCGTGCCGCTCGGCCTGCCCGACGTCCGGGCGGCCCGGTTCGAGCTGGACCGGTTCACCCCCTGGGCGGGCGACCGCCCGGCCGCCCCCGCCGCGCACCCCGCGCCGCTGCCGCGCCCGGCCACCGGCCAGGCCGTGCTGGCCGGCCACCGGCTGCTGCTGGACGAGGGTTCGCTGCAGCGCGGGGACGAGCACCTGGCCGGCACCCGGCACCCGGCCGTGGCCCGGCTGAGCCCGGTGACGGCCAAGGAGATCGGCGCCGAGCAGGCCGTCCGGCTGACCGGCCCGGCCGGCTCGCTGGTGCTGCCGCTCGAGCTCACCGAGGAACTGCCCGACCGCACCGTCTGGATCCCGCTCAACTCCACGCCGGGCGGGGCCCACCGGGCGCTGGGCACCACCGTGGGCCACCTGGTGACCATCGCCGCCGCCCCGGCCGCCGTAGCGGGGGAGGAGACCTCGTGA
- the nuoH gene encoding NADH-quinone oxidoreductase subunit NuoH, with the protein MTTLSAAETLGFFGRDPWWLVLLKAVFVFAFLVLTVLIAIVWERKVVAWMQLRIGPNRHGPWGMLQSLADGIKLALKEDLVVAGADKVVYVLAPVVAAIPAFMAFAVIPFGPAGNEISIFGTRTPMQLTDLPIALLYILATASIGIYGIVLAGWSSGSTYPLLGGLRSAAQMVSYEIAMGLSFAAVFIYSGSMSTSEIVASQQPTWFAVLLPVSFIVYIIAMVGETNRAPFDLPEAEGELVGGFNTEYSSLKFAMFMLAEYVNMVTVSAVASTLFLGGWRAPWPISTFWAGANHGWWPLLWITLKIQLLLFFFIWLRGTLPRLRYDQFMKLGWKVLIPVSLVWLVMVASVRALRNEGYDFGQVVLYVGAPIGVILLLALLRDFTKHQKAPEQPAAEAEFDPMAGGYPVPPLPGQELPPVPRRRSRAPQLLEALNGAENSEGS; encoded by the coding sequence GTGACCACTCTCTCCGCCGCCGAGACACTCGGCTTCTTCGGGCGCGACCCGTGGTGGCTGGTGCTGCTCAAGGCCGTGTTCGTGTTCGCCTTCCTGGTGCTCACGGTGCTGATCGCGATCGTCTGGGAGCGCAAGGTCGTCGCCTGGATGCAGCTGCGGATCGGCCCCAACCGGCACGGCCCCTGGGGCATGCTCCAGTCGCTGGCCGACGGCATCAAGCTGGCCCTCAAGGAGGACCTGGTGGTCGCCGGGGCCGACAAGGTGGTCTACGTGCTGGCCCCCGTGGTGGCCGCGATCCCGGCCTTCATGGCCTTCGCGGTGATCCCGTTCGGCCCGGCCGGCAACGAGATCTCCATCTTCGGCACCCGCACCCCGATGCAGCTCACCGACCTGCCGATCGCCCTGCTGTACATCCTGGCCACCGCCTCGATCGGCATCTACGGCATCGTGCTCGCCGGCTGGTCCTCGGGCTCCACGTACCCGCTGCTCGGCGGGCTCCGCTCGGCCGCCCAGATGGTCAGCTACGAGATCGCGATGGGGCTCTCCTTCGCGGCCGTCTTCATCTACTCGGGCTCGATGTCCACCTCGGAGATCGTCGCCTCCCAGCAGCCGACCTGGTTCGCGGTGCTGCTGCCGGTCTCGTTCATCGTGTACATCATCGCGATGGTCGGCGAGACCAACCGGGCGCCCTTCGACCTCCCGGAGGCCGAGGGCGAGCTGGTCGGCGGCTTCAACACCGAGTACAGCTCGCTGAAGTTCGCGATGTTCATGCTCGCCGAGTACGTCAACATGGTGACCGTCTCGGCCGTCGCCTCGACGCTCTTCCTCGGCGGCTGGCGGGCCCCCTGGCCGATCTCCACCTTCTGGGCCGGGGCCAACCACGGCTGGTGGCCGCTGCTCTGGATCACCCTGAAGATCCAGCTGCTGCTGTTCTTCTTCATCTGGCTGCGCGGCACCCTGCCCCGGCTGCGCTACGACCAGTTCATGAAGCTGGGCTGGAAGGTGCTCATCCCGGTCTCGCTGGTCTGGCTGGTGATGGTGGCCAGTGTCCGGGCGCTGCGCAACGAGGGCTACGACTTCGGCCAGGTGGTGCTCTACGTCGGGGCGCCGATCGGCGTGATCCTGCTGCTGGCCCTGCTGCGCGACTTCACCAAGCACCAGAAGGCGCCCGAACAGCCCGCCGCCGAGGCCGAGTTCGACCCGATGGCGGGCGGGTACCCGGTGCCGCCGCTGCCCGGGCAGGAGCTGCCGCCGGTGCCGCGCCGGCGCAGCCGCGCCCCGCAACTGCTGGAAGCCCTCAACGGGGCCGAGAATTCCGAGGGGAGCTGA
- the nuoI gene encoding NADH-quinone oxidoreductase subunit NuoI: MPDSETGASSTSGPSILGPAAGFGVTFKAMFKKRLTEQYPEQKKPTAPRFHGRHQLNRHPDGLEKCVGCELCAWACPADAIYVEGADNHDEERYSPGERYGAVYQINYARCILCGLCVEACPTRALTMTNEYELADSSRESLIFTKEQLLVGLTEGMVDSPHAYYPGTDEGAYYRGEVTEAAPGTEVQERTARDREVSS; encoded by the coding sequence ATGCCCGACTCCGAAACTGGCGCCAGTTCAACTTCTGGGCCTTCGATCCTGGGCCCGGCCGCAGGCTTCGGCGTGACCTTCAAGGCCATGTTCAAGAAGCGCCTGACCGAGCAGTACCCGGAGCAGAAGAAGCCCACCGCTCCGCGCTTCCACGGCCGCCACCAGCTGAACCGGCACCCGGACGGCCTGGAGAAGTGCGTCGGCTGCGAGCTCTGCGCCTGGGCCTGCCCGGCCGACGCGATCTACGTCGAGGGCGCCGACAACCACGACGAGGAGCGGTACTCCCCGGGCGAGCGCTACGGCGCCGTCTACCAGATCAACTACGCCCGCTGCATCCTCTGTGGGCTCTGCGTGGAAGCCTGCCCGACCCGGGCGCTCACCATGACCAACGAGTACGAACTCGCCGACTCCTCGCGGGAGTCGCTGATCTTCACCAAGGAACAGCTGCTGGTCGGCCTGACCGAGGGGATGGTCGACAGCCCGCACGCGTACTACCCGGGCACCGACGAGGGCGCGTACTACCGGGGCGAGGTCACCGAGGCCGCGCCCGGCACCGAGGTGCAGGAGCGCACGGCGCGGGACCGGGAGGTGTCCTCATGA